A region of Peromyscus maniculatus bairdii isolate BWxNUB_F1_BW_parent chromosome 7, HU_Pman_BW_mat_3.1, whole genome shotgun sequence DNA encodes the following proteins:
- the Cib2 gene encoding calcium and integrin-binding family member 2 isoform X2, producing the protein MDYRKSPIVHVPMSLIIQMPELRENPFKERIVEAFSEDGEGNLTFNDFVDMFSVLCESAPRELKANYAFKIYDFNTDNFICKEDLELTLARLTKSELDEDEVVLVCDKVIEEADLDGDGKLGFADFEDMIAKAPDFLSTFHIRI; encoded by the exons ATGGACTACAGGAAGAGTCCCATCGTCCATGTGCCCATGAGCCTCATCATACAGATGCCGGAGCTCCGG GAGAATCCCTTCAAGGAGAGGATTGTGGAGGCTTTCTCTGAGGATGGCGAGGGGAACCTCACCTTCAATGACTTTGTGGACATGTTCTCTGTGCTCTGTGAGTCGGCACCCCGAGAGCTCAAGGCAAATTATGCCTTCAAGATCTACG ACTTCAACACTGACAATTTCATCTGTAAAGAAGACTTGGAGCTGACGCTGGCCCGACTCACTAAGTCAGAGCTGGATGAGGATGAGGTAGTGCTTGTATGCGACAAGGTCATTGAGGAAGCTGACCTGGATGGTGACGGCAAGCTGGGCTTCGCTGACTTTGAGGACATGATCGCCAAGGCCCCTGATTTTCTCAG CACTTTCCACATCCGAATCTGA
- the Cib2 gene encoding calcium and integrin-binding family member 2 isoform X1 yields the protein MGNKQTIFTEEQLDNYQDCTFFNKKDILKLHARFYELAPNLVPMDYRKSPIVHVPMSLIIQMPELRENPFKERIVEAFSEDGEGNLTFNDFVDMFSVLCESAPRELKANYAFKIYDFNTDNFICKEDLELTLARLTKSELDEDEVVLVCDKVIEEADLDGDGKLGFADFEDMIAKAPDFLSTFHIRI from the exons ATGGGGAACAAGCAGACCATCTTCACTGAAGAGCAGCTGGACAACTACCAG GACTGCACTTTCTTCAATAAGAAGGACATCCTCAA GCTCCACGCGCGGTTCTACGAGTTGGCCCCCAACCTCGTCCCAATGGACTACAGGAAGAGTCCCATCGTCCATGTGCCCATGAGCCTCATCATACAGATGCCGGAGCTCCGG GAGAATCCCTTCAAGGAGAGGATTGTGGAGGCTTTCTCTGAGGATGGCGAGGGGAACCTCACCTTCAATGACTTTGTGGACATGTTCTCTGTGCTCTGTGAGTCGGCACCCCGAGAGCTCAAGGCAAATTATGCCTTCAAGATCTACG ACTTCAACACTGACAATTTCATCTGTAAAGAAGACTTGGAGCTGACGCTGGCCCGACTCACTAAGTCAGAGCTGGATGAGGATGAGGTAGTGCTTGTATGCGACAAGGTCATTGAGGAAGCTGACCTGGATGGTGACGGCAAGCTGGGCTTCGCTGACTTTGAGGACATGATCGCCAAGGCCCCTGATTTTCTCAG CACTTTCCACATCCGAATCTGA